In Pasteurella dagmatis, the sequence TAAAGACTGATATAACAAGTAATTAAATTAAAAGGTACTCCTGACGGGGGTGGGCTTTCCACGGGGCTGGACGCGCGCGGTTTTTGACAGTTTTTTGATATTTTAGGCGATCCACCACAGTAATGTAATTTATTGTTTTTAATATATTTTTATTTTTTTGTTGTGGATTTTATTATGAAGGATATGCGCAATGATTGATTTTCACAACCGCAGAATTAAAATTTTCAGATATGGGGGAGGGTAGGTAAAGAGTTCAGAAGAAAGGCTTGGGCTACCGCCCCGTCAACTCTATTTTATCGCTATTCCAGTTTTTTGACCTTTTTTACTCTTTGAGGCGGATCACAAAACGCATAATGGATGTTTGTTTATATAACGTTATTGTCTTAATATTAAAAAATCAACTTTTTATAGAGGTGATTTTGTTGCATTTAGTGTGAGAGTTGATAAACAAAGTCTTCTGGTGGTCTGTGCTTTGTGATTAGTGGATTTAACATAAGGAAAAAAATATGGATAACTTAAAAGTTGTACTCTTCTCCGATGTCAATTTAGACGATCCATTCTTTGATAGCTTAAAGAAAGATTATAAAGAGTTTTCTAACTGGTTTCGAACAAAGTCAAACGAGCGGGCTTATGTTTTATATAACGATAATAACCTGATAGAAGGCTTTTTATATTATAAATTTGAGAGTGATGTAGAAGATGTAAACCCACCTATTCGCGGTAAATCTGTGATGAAAGTGGGGACGTTTAAGTTTAATCCTGCAGGAACATTAAGAGGACAAAGGTTTATAAAGAAAATATTAGATATTGCCGTAACAAACCATGTTGATATAGTTTATCTTACTGTTTTTGAAAAACATGAGCCATTAATCAAGTTGTTTAAATTCTATGGTTTTGAGAAGAATGGAGAAAAAGTTAGCCAAAACGGGACTGAACTTGTTTACCTAAGAGATCTCCATGTGTTCAAGAACCATATTTATCAGGACTATCCTTTCATTCATCAACAAAACGCTAATAAATATCTACTTGCCATAAAACCTGAATACCACACAAGAATGTTTCCAGAATCAAAATTATTTGGAGAATCTCCAGATATTATTAAAGATGTGTCACATTCAAATAGCATACACAAGATTTATATATCAGCAGCTTATGGTGCGAATAATCTAAGGAGGGGTGATATTCTTGTGATGTATAGAACTAAAGATGAGGTAGGTTCTGCATATTATCGTTCGGTAGTGTCGTCTGTTTGTGTAGTTGAAGATGTTCGCCATATATCAGAGTTTCAAACTGAAGACTCTTATATTCGATATTGTAGTCGATTTAGCGTGTTTAACGCTGATGAACTTTCTCGTTTTTACAAAGAAAAACGCTATCCATATATCATTCGATTTACTTATAACATGGCTCTGCCAAAGCGTATCAATCGAAAACAATTACTTGACAATGGCATAATAGGGGATCAAACTAGAACCGTGTTAAAACAAATATCTAATGAACAATTTAGTAAAATTCTGAGATTATCGCAAGCCAATGAAAGTT encodes:
- a CDS encoding GNAT family protein; protein product: MDNLKVVLFSDVNLDDPFFDSLKKDYKEFSNWFRTKSNERAYVLYNDNNLIEGFLYYKFESDVEDVNPPIRGKSVMKVGTFKFNPAGTLRGQRFIKKILDIAVTNHVDIVYLTVFEKHEPLIKLFKFYGFEKNGEKVSQNGTELVYLRDLHVFKNHIYQDYPFIHQQNANKYLLAIKPEYHTRMFPESKLFGESPDIIKDVSHSNSIHKIYISAAYGANNLRRGDILVMYRTKDEVGSAYYRSVVSSVCVVEDVRHISEFQTEDSYIRYCSRFSVFNADELSRFYKEKRYPYIIRFTYNMALPKRINRKQLLDNGIIGDQTRTVLKQISNEQFSKILRLSQANESFIID